Proteins from a genomic interval of Neisseria arctica:
- the glcF gene encoding glycolate oxidase subunit GlcF, with protein sequence MQTNLADFIKHTPEGEVADEILRKCVHCGFCTATCPTYQLTGDELDSPRGRIYQIKQLLEGMSATVSMQHHLDRCLTCRSCETTCPSGVQYGHLADIGRNEIEKQLGRPALEKIKRDALRGLMLNKPLFEATYRMAQTFKPWLPKKIAAKVLPRRDAGRVPQTVHGRKAIMLEGCVQPGMSPNINAATLRVLDRLGVELLRPQNAGCCGAVNLHMSAEAQSLDDMRRNIDAWWPLLEAGAEAVLINASGCGAMVKEYGYHLRNDTAYAEKAVRVSALAKDIVEFLTPEAERIRMKMKPGVSVQTLAYHPPCTLQHGQKLKGSVEALFSELGMTVLLPRDAHLCCGSAGTYSFFQPELSQQLRDNKLAALGELKPDVILSANIGCIGHLAGGGQIPVMHWIEYLDELMTV encoded by the coding sequence ATGCAAACCAATCTTGCCGATTTTATTAAACATACCCCTGAGGGGGAGGTTGCCGATGAGATTTTGCGCAAATGTGTACATTGCGGGTTTTGTACCGCAACCTGCCCGACTTACCAATTAACCGGCGATGAATTGGATAGCCCGCGCGGGCGCATCTATCAAATCAAACAGCTGCTCGAAGGTATGTCCGCTACCGTATCGATGCAGCATCACTTAGACCGCTGCCTGACTTGCCGCAGTTGCGAAACCACTTGCCCTTCAGGTGTGCAATACGGACACCTTGCCGATATCGGCAGAAACGAAATCGAAAAACAATTGGGGCGGCCTGCTCTTGAAAAAATCAAGCGTGACGCTTTGCGCGGGTTAATGTTGAACAAACCTTTGTTTGAAGCTACTTACCGTATGGCGCAAACCTTCAAACCGTGGTTGCCGAAAAAAATTGCGGCAAAAGTACTGCCTCGTCGAGATGCGGGTCGTGTACCGCAAACCGTACACGGTCGTAAAGCCATCATGTTGGAGGGATGCGTGCAGCCGGGTATGTCGCCGAATATCAATGCCGCTACATTGCGCGTGCTCGACAGATTAGGCGTAGAGTTGTTGCGGCCGCAAAATGCGGGTTGTTGCGGTGCGGTTAATTTGCATATGAGTGCTGAGGCTCAAAGTTTGGATGATATGCGCCGCAATATCGATGCTTGGTGGCCGTTGTTGGAGGCGGGTGCGGAGGCAGTATTGATTAATGCTTCGGGCTGCGGTGCGATGGTGAAAGAATACGGTTACCATTTGCGTAATGATACGGCTTATGCTGAAAAAGCAGTTCGGGTCAGCGCATTGGCAAAAGATATCGTCGAATTTCTTACGCCCGAAGCCGAACGTATCCGTATGAAAATGAAACCCGGCGTTTCGGTGCAAACGTTGGCCTATCATCCGCCTTGCACGCTGCAACACGGACAAAAATTGAAAGGCAGCGTAGAGGCCTTGTTTTCAGAATTGGGTATGACGGTATTGCTGCCGCGTGACGCCCATTTATGCTGCGGTTCGGCGGGTACGTATTCTTTTTTCCAGCCGGAATTATCACAACAATTGCGCGACAACAAACTGGCCGCGTTGGGTGAGCTCAAACCGGATGTGATACTTTCAGCCAATATCGGTTGTATCGGTCATTTGGCGGGTGGTGGTCAGATCCCCGTGATGCACTGGATTGAATATCTCGATGAATTAATGACCGTTTGA
- the ilvD gene encoding dihydroxy-acid dehydratase: protein MPDYRSKTSTHGRNMAGARALWRATGVTDDDFGKPIIAIANSFTQFVPGHVHLHNLGQLVAREIEKAGGLAKEFNTIAVDDGIAMGHGGMLYSLPSRDLIADSVEYMVNAHCADALVCISNCDKITPGMLMAAMRLNIPTVFVSGGPMEAGKVIGVANIADERKLDLVDAMVDAANDQVSDEAVAAVERSACPTCGSCSGMFTANSMNCLTEALGLSLPGNGSLLATHAGRKELFLEAGRLIVEITKRYYEQNDDSVLPRSIATKAAFENAMSLDVAMGGSTNTVLHLLAAANEAEVDFKMADIDRISRQVPCLCKVAPATQKYHMEDVHRAGGVMGILAELDRAGCLDTSVPTVHASTLKEALAKWDVANEANEIAHARYKAAPGGIRTTEAFSQNRQWPSLDLDRENGCIRNKAHAYSQDGGLAVLFGNIAERGCVVKTAGVDDSILKFTGRARVFESQDSAVAAILDNQIIAGDVVVIRYEGPKGGPGMQEMLYPTSYLKSKGLGKACALLTDGRFSGGTSGLSIGHVSPEAAEGGAIGLVKEGDTIEIDIPNRSIRLAVSDAELEERRKDMEARGAQAWKPESRERHVSAALRAYAAMTTSADTGAVRDVSQVERRS from the coding sequence ATGCCGGATTACCGTTCCAAAACCTCAACCCACGGCCGCAACATGGCCGGTGCCCGTGCCCTTTGGCGCGCTACAGGCGTTACCGATGACGATTTCGGCAAACCGATTATCGCCATTGCCAATTCTTTTACCCAGTTCGTACCCGGCCATGTGCACTTGCACAATCTTGGCCAACTGGTTGCGCGCGAAATCGAAAAAGCGGGCGGATTGGCCAAGGAATTTAATACCATCGCTGTAGATGATGGTATCGCCATGGGACACGGCGGTATGTTGTACTCGTTGCCCAGCCGTGATTTGATCGCCGATTCGGTGGAATATATGGTAAACGCGCATTGTGCCGATGCGCTGGTATGTATTTCCAACTGCGACAAAATCACCCCGGGTATGCTGATGGCGGCGATGCGTTTGAATATTCCCACCGTATTCGTATCCGGCGGGCCGATGGAGGCGGGTAAGGTAATCGGTGTAGCAAATATTGCCGACGAGCGCAAACTGGACTTGGTAGATGCAATGGTAGATGCCGCAAATGACCAAGTTTCGGATGAGGCCGTCGCAGCGGTAGAGCGCAGCGCCTGCCCGACTTGCGGTTCGTGTTCGGGTATGTTTACCGCCAATTCGATGAACTGTCTTACCGAGGCTTTGGGTTTGTCGCTGCCGGGTAACGGCTCTCTGTTGGCTACCCATGCAGGGCGTAAAGAATTGTTTTTGGAAGCGGGCCGTTTGATTGTTGAAATCACTAAACGTTATTATGAGCAAAACGATGACAGCGTGCTGCCTCGCAGCATCGCAACCAAGGCCGCGTTTGAAAATGCGATGAGCCTTGATGTGGCCATGGGTGGTTCTACCAATACGGTATTGCATCTTTTGGCGGCGGCCAATGAAGCCGAAGTCGATTTTAAAATGGCCGATATCGACCGTATCAGCCGCCAAGTGCCTTGTTTGTGTAAAGTCGCACCCGCCACGCAAAAATACCATATGGAAGACGTACACCGTGCAGGCGGTGTGATGGGTATTTTGGCAGAGCTTGACCGTGCGGGCTGCTTGGATACTTCCGTTCCTACCGTGCATGCCTCTACTCTGAAAGAAGCTTTGGCAAAATGGGACGTTGCCAACGAAGCCAACGAAATTGCCCATGCGCGTTACAAAGCTGCTCCCGGCGGCATTCGTACCACCGAAGCCTTTTCGCAAAACCGCCAATGGCCGAGTTTGGATTTGGATCGTGAAAACGGCTGTATCCGCAATAAAGCGCATGCTTATTCGCAAGACGGCGGCTTGGCCGTGTTGTTCGGCAATATTGCCGAGCGCGGTTGCGTGGTGAAAACCGCCGGTGTGGACGACAGTATTTTGAAGTTTACCGGCCGCGCCCGTGTGTTTGAAAGCCAAGATAGTGCGGTTGCCGCGATTTTGGATAACCAAATTATTGCCGGTGATGTGGTTGTTATTCGCTATGAAGGCCCTAAAGGCGGCCCGGGCATGCAGGAAATGCTTTATCCCACCAGCTACTTGAAATCCAAAGGCTTGGGCAAAGCCTGCGCGTTGCTCACCGACGGCCGTTTTTCAGGCGGCACTTCGGGTTTGAGTATCGGTCATGTATCGCCAGAGGCGGCTGAGGGCGGCGCCATCGGTTTGGTGAAAGAGGGGGATACCATCGAAATCGATATTCCGAACCGTAGTATCCGTTTGGCTGTATCTGATGCCGAGCTGGAGGAGCGCCGTAAGGATATGGAAGCCCGCGGTGCGCAAGCTTGGAAACCGGAAAGCCGTGAGCGTCATGTTTCCGCGGCTTTGCGTGCCTACGCGGCCATGACGACCAGTGCCGATACGGGTGCGGTGCGTGACGTATCGCAAGTCGAACGCCGTAGTTAA
- the lgt gene encoding prolipoprotein diacylglyceryl transferase translates to MMIHPQFDPVLVSLGPLAIRWYALSYIVGFVLFIWLGRRRIAQGNSVFTKEMLDDFLTWGIFGVILGGRLGYVLFYKLSDYLANPLDIFKVWEGGMSFHGGFIGVMVAMWLFSRKHKLGFWQVSDFIAPLVPLGLASGRIGNFINGELWGRVTDINAFWAMGFPQARYEDLTAAAHNPQWTAWLTEYGMLPRHPSQLYQFALEGLCLFAIVWLFSKKPHPTGQVSMVFLTGYGIFRFIAEFARQPDDYLGLLTLGLSMGQWLSLPMIIAGILGFIWFGKRKNA, encoded by the coding sequence ATGATGATTCATCCGCAGTTCGACCCGGTTTTGGTCAGCTTGGGGCCTTTGGCCATCCGCTGGTATGCGTTGAGCTATATTGTCGGCTTCGTACTGTTTATCTGGCTGGGCCGCCGCCGTATTGCCCAAGGCAACAGCGTATTTACCAAAGAAATGCTCGACGACTTCCTAACTTGGGGTATTTTCGGCGTGATTCTCGGTGGTCGTTTGGGCTATGTGTTGTTTTACAAACTCTCCGATTACTTAGCCAATCCGCTTGATATTTTCAAAGTGTGGGAAGGCGGTATGTCTTTTCACGGCGGCTTTATCGGCGTAATGGTGGCCATGTGGCTCTTTAGCCGCAAGCACAAATTGGGCTTTTGGCAAGTATCCGACTTCATTGCCCCACTGGTACCGCTAGGCTTGGCTTCCGGCCGTATCGGTAACTTTATCAACGGCGAACTATGGGGCCGCGTAACCGATATCAACGCTTTTTGGGCCATGGGCTTCCCCCAAGCACGTTATGAAGACCTCACGGCTGCGGCACATAATCCCCAATGGACAGCTTGGCTTACCGAATACGGCATGCTCCCCCGCCATCCATCCCAACTGTATCAATTTGCCCTTGAAGGCTTGTGTTTATTTGCCATCGTGTGGCTGTTTTCTAAAAAACCACACCCCACCGGCCAAGTATCTATGGTTTTCCTAACCGGATACGGCATATTCCGTTTTATCGCCGAATTTGCCCGCCAGCCTGATGATTATCTCGGTCTGCTGACTCTCGGTTTATCAATGGGGCAATGGTTGAGCCTGCCTATGATTATCGCGGGTATACTCGGTTTTATCTGGTTCGGTAAACGCAAAAACGCTTAA
- a CDS encoding TonB-dependent receptor domain-containing protein, whose translation MSKKILAVLIGNAFLSSAWAATTPHNANLDEVVVVADRQGAKVKTNLVTEREKDESTATDLRGLLSKEPAIDFGGGNGTSQFMTIRGMGQNSVDIKVDNAYSDSQILYHQGRFIIDPALVKIVSVQKGAGSASAGIGATNGAVIAKTIDALDLLKDTDKNWGVRLNSGYSSNNGESYGVTTFGQAGNFDGLLSFSRTDEDDYTSGKGYVNPNGIDTLPYSGLDKRSYLAKIGATFGNHRIVLSRMQDQHRGERLVREEFAFSNTGRLSLARQSPAYRETTLTNNNVEWTATDLGFIDKLTANAYLMQNKRYSANDKNNGYAGNIDGPTTTLITTKGGNLNLDSRIGEHTLLKYGANYRHQEIKPFTFLVPGLSNPKKQDSGLYAEAIHDIGDFTLTAGLRYDHFNIKTHDGKSVSDGALNPSFGVIWQPLDSLSFNAVHNYATRSPRLYDALLTHGNRGIVSIADGTKAERARNTEIGFNYNNGTFAANGSYFWQTIKDAVASPQQRHDANGNPITGVRETTNAGYIRNRGYELGASYKTGGLTAKVGVAHSKPRIYDTHPENLLSANPEFAVQVGRTWTAGLSYRFDKPNLEIGWQNRTVQKASGSVLVRERNNSASTPIERKSYNVNDIYANWKPLGKDTLNVNFSINNVFNKLYYPHSQRVETLPGIGRDIRVAVNYKF comes from the coding sequence ATGAGTAAAAAAATTTTAGCCGTCTTGATCGGTAATGCCTTCCTCTCCTCCGCCTGGGCAGCCACCACACCCCACAATGCTAATTTGGATGAAGTGGTCGTTGTTGCCGACCGCCAAGGAGCCAAAGTTAAAACCAATCTGGTAACGGAGCGTGAAAAAGACGAAAGTACCGCTACCGATTTGCGTGGATTGCTCAGTAAAGAGCCTGCCATCGATTTCGGCGGCGGCAACGGTACTTCCCAATTTATGACCATCCGCGGCATGGGGCAAAACTCGGTTGATATCAAAGTAGACAACGCCTACTCCGATAGCCAGATTCTCTATCACCAAGGCCGCTTTATTATTGATCCGGCCTTGGTAAAAATCGTATCGGTACAAAAAGGCGCAGGATCGGCCAGTGCGGGTATCGGTGCAACCAACGGTGCCGTTATCGCGAAAACCATTGATGCGCTCGATTTATTAAAAGATACGGATAAAAATTGGGGCGTTCGCCTAAATTCAGGCTATTCGAGTAATAACGGAGAAAGTTACGGCGTAACTACCTTCGGTCAGGCTGGTAACTTTGACGGCCTGCTGTCGTTCAGCCGCACCGATGAAGACGACTACACCTCGGGAAAAGGTTATGTTAATCCAAACGGTATAGATACATTACCCTATAGCGGCCTGGATAAACGCAGCTATTTGGCCAAAATCGGCGCCACTTTCGGCAACCACCGCATCGTATTGAGCCGTATGCAAGACCAACACCGCGGCGAACGCCTAGTTCGCGAAGAATTCGCCTTCAGTAATACCGGCCGTTTGAGCCTCGCCCGACAATCTCCTGCCTATCGCGAAACCACCCTAACCAACAACAATGTGGAATGGACGGCAACCGATTTGGGCTTTATCGACAAATTAACCGCCAATGCCTACCTGATGCAAAACAAGCGTTACTCCGCCAATGATAAAAACAACGGCTATGCCGGCAATATCGACGGCCCGACTACCACGCTGATTACCACCAAAGGGGGCAATCTCAACCTCGACAGCCGTATCGGCGAACATACCTTGCTGAAATACGGAGCCAACTACCGCCATCAGGAAATCAAACCGTTTACTTTCTTGGTTCCCGGACTGAGTAATCCGAAAAAGCAAGATTCCGGCTTATATGCGGAAGCTATCCATGATATCGGCGACTTCACGCTGACGGCCGGCTTGCGCTACGACCATTTCAACATCAAAACACATGACGGCAAATCGGTTTCAGACGGCGCCTTAAATCCCAGCTTCGGTGTAATTTGGCAGCCTCTGGACAGCCTCAGCTTCAATGCGGTACACAACTATGCCACCCGAAGCCCGCGCCTCTATGATGCTTTGCTGACACACGGCAACCGAGGCATCGTTTCAATCGCAGACGGTACCAAAGCCGAGCGTGCGCGTAATACCGAAATCGGTTTCAACTACAACAACGGTACTTTTGCCGCCAACGGCAGCTATTTCTGGCAAACCATCAAAGATGCCGTAGCCAGTCCGCAGCAACGTCACGATGCTAACGGTAATCCAATTACTGGCGTACGAGAAACCACTAATGCCGGCTACATCAGAAACCGAGGCTATGAATTGGGCGCATCCTATAAAACCGGCGGCCTAACCGCCAAAGTTGGCGTCGCACACAGCAAGCCGCGCATTTACGACACCCATCCGGAAAACCTGCTCAGCGCCAATCCTGAATTTGCCGTACAAGTCGGCCGCACTTGGACAGCGGGCCTATCCTACCGCTTCGACAAACCGAATCTTGAAATCGGTTGGCAAAACCGTACCGTTCAAAAAGCCAGCGGCTCAGTCTTGGTGCGGGAACGTAACAATAGCGCATCAACACCTATTGAACGCAAAAGCTACAACGTGAACGATATCTATGCCAACTGGAAACCACTGGGCAAAGATACCCTCAACGTAAATTTCTCAATTAACAACGTGTTCAATAAATTATATTATCCGCACAGTCAGCGCGTTGAAACATTACCCGGCATCGGCCGTGATATACGCGTAGCGGTTAACTATAAATTCTAA
- a CDS encoding winged helix-turn-helix transcriptional regulator: MKGLDKTDRKILKLLQQNARMPMTELAEKVGLSTTPVTERVRRLERDGIIQGYHARLNPHALGKSLLVFVELKLRAKSGNIFEDFRREVALIPQIMECHLVSGEYDYLIKVRLPDMSAYRNMLGNILLQLPAAVESRSYVVMEEVKEDILLDLS, translated from the coding sequence GTGAAGGGTTTGGATAAGACGGATAGAAAAATTTTAAAACTTTTGCAGCAGAATGCGCGGATGCCGATGACGGAGCTGGCTGAAAAAGTCGGCTTGTCGACAACGCCTGTTACCGAGCGCGTGCGCCGTTTGGAGCGGGACGGTATTATCCAGGGCTATCATGCGCGCTTGAATCCCCATGCTTTGGGGAAAAGCTTGTTGGTGTTTGTCGAACTGAAGTTGCGGGCTAAATCCGGTAATATTTTCGAAGACTTCCGCCGTGAAGTGGCGTTGATTCCGCAAATAATGGAATGCCATTTGGTGTCGGGCGAGTACGATTACCTGATTAAAGTGCGCCTGCCGGATATGTCGGCCTACCGCAATATGCTGGGCAATATTTTGTTGCAGCTGCCTGCAGCGGTGGAAAGCCGCAGTTATGTGGTGATGGAAGAAGTAAAAGAAGATATTTTGTTGGATTTGAGTTGA
- the alr gene encoding alanine racemase produces the protein MRPLQAQIRLDHLRHNYQTLKNIHGNKLLAVVKANAYGHGAVRCAHALADLADGFAVAAIEEAIELRKHGITNPIVLLEGVFEAAEYGLVDEHRLWPAVCSQWQLEALLKHTWQHPVKVWLKMDSGMHRAGFFPHNYAAAYTALKQSACVDSIVKFTHFSCADEAERGSTEMQIEAFDLACEGLEGEESMANSAALLAYPEACRDWGRAGIALYGASPFGGTDERLKSVMRLVTEVFGERVLQPHSPVGYGASFYTKKSTRVGLIACGYADGYPRAASTDTPVAIGNHRSRIIGRVSMDMITVELDPSNEGLGDEVELWGDVVHINEVAAAAGTIAYEVLCNVKRAKFTYFE, from the coding sequence ATGCGCCCTTTGCAAGCCCAAATCCGCCTCGACCACCTGCGCCACAATTATCAAACCCTGAAAAATATCCACGGCAACAAGCTGCTGGCCGTTGTTAAAGCCAATGCCTACGGCCACGGCGCGGTTCGTTGCGCCCATGCACTGGCCGATTTGGCCGACGGTTTTGCAGTCGCCGCTATCGAAGAGGCAATCGAGCTGCGCAAACACGGTATTACCAATCCTATTGTCTTACTTGAAGGCGTATTCGAAGCGGCCGAATACGGGTTGGTAGACGAACACCGTTTATGGCCGGCCGTATGCAGCCAATGGCAATTGGAAGCCCTGTTGAAACATACTTGGCAGCATCCCGTAAAAGTTTGGCTGAAAATGGATTCGGGCATGCACCGCGCCGGTTTTTTCCCGCATAACTACGCTGCGGCCTACACCGCCCTGAAACAATCTGCCTGTGTCGACAGTATTGTCAAATTCACCCACTTTTCCTGTGCCGACGAAGCCGAGCGCGGCTCCACCGAAATGCAGATCGAGGCTTTTGATTTAGCCTGCGAAGGGCTGGAGGGCGAAGAAAGTATGGCCAACTCCGCCGCTTTACTGGCCTACCCCGAAGCGTGCCGTGATTGGGGGCGGGCCGGTATCGCACTATACGGTGCCAGTCCGTTCGGCGGCACCGACGAACGACTGAAGTCTGTTATGCGGCTGGTTACCGAGGTGTTCGGCGAACGTGTGCTGCAACCGCATTCGCCCGTCGGCTACGGCGCGTCGTTCTATACCAAAAAATCCACTCGTGTCGGCCTGATTGCCTGCGGCTACGCTGACGGCTACCCCCGTGCTGCAAGCACCGACACACCCGTTGCCATTGGCAACCACCGAAGCCGTATTATCGGCCGCGTCTCCATGGATATGATTACCGTCGAACTCGATCCTTCCAACGAAGGATTAGGTGATGAAGTAGAGCTGTGGGGCGATGTTGTACACATTAACGAAGTAGCGGCCGCGGCAGGCACTATCGCCTACGAAGTACTGTGCAACGTCAAACGGGCGAAATTTACTTATTTCGAATGA
- the dapE gene encoding succinyl-diaminopimelate desuccinylase yields the protein MSDTQSLALAKQLIAEQSVTPDDKNCQTILAERLQKVGFRIEEMHFGNTKNIWARRGGSGPLICFAGHTDVVPSGPIEKWDSPPFQPTEREGRLFGRGAADMKTSIACFVTACERFIAQNPDHNGSIALLITSDEEGDAHDGTTKVVDILKARGETIDYCIVGEPTAVDQLGDTIKNGRRGSLSGNLTVKGKQGHIAYPHLAVNPIHTFAPALAELTATVWDEGNAYFPPTGFQISNIAGGTGATNVIPGTLNVKFNFRFSTESTDIGLKQRVHDILDKHGVTYDLEWQCSGQPFLTEAGKLTEVAQAAIDEICGIRAELSTSGGTSDGRFIKAIAAELIELGPSNASIHQINENVLLEDIPKLSAIYENILKKLL from the coding sequence ATGAGCGATACCCAATCTCTGGCTCTAGCCAAACAACTGATTGCCGAGCAATCGGTAACTCCCGACGATAAAAACTGTCAAACTATTCTGGCCGAGCGCCTGCAAAAAGTCGGCTTCCGTATCGAAGAAATGCACTTCGGCAATACCAAAAACATCTGGGCGCGGAGAGGTGGCAGCGGCCCCTTAATCTGCTTTGCCGGGCACACCGATGTTGTTCCCAGCGGGCCGATTGAAAAATGGGATTCGCCGCCTTTCCAACCCACCGAGCGCGAAGGCCGCCTATTCGGCCGCGGTGCCGCCGATATGAAAACCAGCATCGCCTGCTTCGTAACCGCCTGCGAACGTTTTATCGCACAAAATCCCGACCACAACGGCAGCATCGCTCTTCTGATCACTTCTGATGAAGAAGGCGATGCGCATGACGGCACCACCAAAGTGGTGGATATTTTGAAGGCACGCGGCGAAACCATCGATTATTGTATTGTCGGCGAGCCTACCGCCGTCGACCAACTGGGCGACACCATTAAAAACGGCCGACGCGGTTCGCTCTCAGGCAACCTCACCGTTAAGGGTAAGCAAGGTCATATCGCCTATCCGCATCTGGCGGTTAACCCTATCCACACCTTTGCCCCTGCATTAGCCGAGCTCACCGCCACCGTATGGGACGAAGGCAACGCCTATTTCCCGCCGACCGGCTTCCAAATTTCCAACATCGCCGGCGGCACAGGCGCAACCAATGTGATTCCCGGTACGCTGAACGTCAAATTCAATTTCCGTTTTTCCACCGAATCCACCGATATCGGCCTCAAGCAACGGGTACACGACATCTTGGACAAACACGGTGTTACCTATGATCTCGAATGGCAATGCTCCGGCCAACCCTTCCTCACCGAAGCGGGCAAACTTACCGAAGTAGCCCAAGCCGCGATTGACGAAATATGCGGTATCCGTGCCGAACTCTCCACCAGCGGCGGCACTTCAGACGGCCGTTTTATCAAAGCCATCGCCGCCGAACTGATCGAATTGGGCCCGAGCAACGCCAGCATCCACCAAATTAACGAAAACGTATTGCTCGAAGATATCCCCAAGCTTTCGGCCATATACGAAAATATTTTGAAAAAATTGCTGTGA
- a CDS encoding ornithine carbamoyltransferase: protein MNLKNRHFLKLLDFTADEIQYLLDLSTELKAAKKAGREEQKLRGKNIALIFEKTSTRTRCAFEVAAMDQGAGVTYLEPGGSQIGHKESIKDTARVLGRMYDGIEYRGYGQSIVEDLARYAGVPVFNGLTDEFHPTQMLADVLTMCEHCAKPLTQISYAYVGDARSNMGNSLLLIGALLGMDVRIGAPKNLWPSEELIKHAHELAASSGARVLLTENPQEAVNGVDFIHTDVWVSMGEPEAAWQERIKLLSPFRVTPELMAASGNPNVKFMHCLPAFHNRETKVGEWIYQTFGLDGVEVTEDVFESPASIVFDQAENRMHTIKAVLVALLAD, encoded by the coding sequence ATGAATCTGAAAAACCGCCATTTCCTCAAGCTTCTTGATTTCACGGCAGATGAGATCCAATACCTGCTTGATTTGTCGACCGAACTCAAAGCCGCCAAAAAAGCCGGCCGGGAAGAACAAAAGCTGCGCGGCAAAAACATTGCTCTGATTTTTGAAAAAACCTCTACCCGCACCCGCTGCGCATTTGAAGTTGCTGCTATGGATCAGGGTGCGGGCGTTACCTATCTCGAGCCGGGCGGCAGCCAAATCGGCCACAAAGAAAGCATTAAAGATACCGCCCGCGTATTGGGACGGATGTACGACGGTATCGAATACCGCGGCTACGGACAAAGTATCGTAGAAGACTTAGCACGTTATGCCGGCGTCCCCGTATTCAACGGCCTTACCGATGAATTCCACCCTACCCAAATGTTGGCCGACGTACTGACCATGTGCGAACACTGCGCCAAGCCGCTCACACAAATTTCCTATGCTTATGTGGGTGACGCCCGTTCGAACATGGGCAACTCGCTGCTGCTGATCGGTGCGCTATTGGGTATGGATGTACGCATCGGCGCACCCAAAAACTTATGGCCGTCTGAAGAGCTGATCAAACACGCTCACGAATTGGCCGCATCCAGCGGCGCACGCGTTTTGCTCACGGAAAACCCGCAAGAAGCCGTGAACGGTGTTGATTTTATCCATACCGACGTTTGGGTCAGCATGGGCGAACCCGAGGCCGCATGGCAAGAACGCATCAAACTGCTTTCGCCCTTCCGCGTTACCCCCGAGCTAATGGCGGCCTCCGGCAACCCAAACGTTAAATTCATGCACTGTCTGCCCGCCTTCCATAACCGGGAAACCAAAGTAGGCGAATGGATTTACCAAACCTTCGGCTTGGATGGCGTAGAAGTAACCGAAGACGTATTCGAAAGCCCAGCCTCTATCGTTTTCGATCAGGCGGAAAACCGTATGCACACCATCAAAGCCGTATTGGTAGCCTTATTGGCCGACTAA
- a CDS encoding DMT family transporter — protein sequence MIFLIISILCSVSVSVLLKVARSKKIDIEQAVAVNYLAAIALCMWLLQPDLSQWRAYLPTWWLFAALGVLLPAVFIIMGRAVQQVGIVKSDAAQRLSLFLPITASFLIFGEELSPSRLIGISLAFVALFCLLWKNEGGKKLGNFTTQVMLLLGVWAGYGLIDILFKQVAKSGTAFSGNLLVAFCLAAALMFGYLFYKGSKWTIAGITGGLLLGCLNFANIWSYVRAHQAMSDNPALVFAGMNIGVIVLGTLVGAVAFKENLSRINAAGIAVAVCAIGCLFYWPQLAKLMGI from the coding sequence ATGATTTTCCTGATTATCAGTATTTTATGCAGCGTATCCGTTTCAGTGCTTCTGAAAGTGGCACGCAGTAAGAAAATCGACATCGAACAAGCCGTAGCCGTCAACTATCTGGCCGCCATTGCCTTGTGCATGTGGCTGCTCCAACCCGATCTATCACAATGGCGTGCTTATCTGCCCACATGGTGGCTGTTTGCCGCATTGGGCGTGCTCTTACCCGCCGTATTTATCATCATGGGGCGTGCCGTACAACAGGTAGGCATTGTCAAATCAGATGCGGCACAGCGGCTGTCTCTGTTTCTGCCGATTACCGCCTCATTTTTGATTTTCGGCGAAGAATTGTCGCCAAGCCGCCTTATTGGTATCTCACTGGCTTTTGTCGCCCTATTTTGCCTACTATGGAAAAACGAAGGCGGCAAAAAATTGGGCAACTTCACCACGCAGGTGATGCTTTTACTGGGCGTATGGGCAGGCTATGGTTTGATAGACATATTATTCAAACAAGTCGCCAAAAGCGGTACGGCCTTTTCCGGCAACTTACTGGTCGCATTCTGCCTTGCCGCGGCTTTAATGTTCGGCTATCTGTTTTACAAAGGCAGCAAGTGGACAATAGCAGGCATTACCGGTGGCCTACTTTTAGGCTGCCTGAATTTTGCCAATATCTGGTCGTATGTACGTGCCCACCAAGCCATGAGCGACAATCCGGCTTTGGTATTTGCAGGAATGAATATCGGCGTGATTGTTTTGGGTACATTAGTCGGAGCAGTGGCTTTTAAAGAAAATCTGAGCCGCATCAATGCAGCCGGAATCGCCGTAGCCGTATGCGCTATCGGCTGCCTGTTTTATTGGCCCCAATTGGCAAAACTAATGGGTATTTGA